A DNA window from Schistocerca gregaria isolate iqSchGreg1 chromosome 2, iqSchGreg1.2, whole genome shotgun sequence contains the following coding sequences:
- the LOC126336411 gene encoding hemocyanin A chain-like: MRLLWLAVLVVAVALGGAQAGIGDVPADKPFLMKQREVLRLFNKVHEPNRYKEQVELGNAYEPLNSLPRYRNPAPVKQLVRLYRAGSLLPRGAIFTLFDDTHREQMILLFESLLYANDWETFLRTAAWARDRVNEGQFVYALCVAVLHREDTRGVVLPPPYEIYPHLFVNSEVIHAAYKAKMRQEPAVVHMNFTGTIRNPEQRVAYLGEDLGMNSHHSQWHMDFPFWWKEDEYGIRKERKGELFYYMHHQLIARFDLERLSNDLPFVEPLYWTERIKDGFYPQTTYRVGGEFPARPDNFAFHDLQNIKVQQMIDYTRRVRECISQQAVITETGDLYNISSPEGINVLGELIEPSTGSKHREYYGALHNYGHIMLGQITDPKRKFNMPPGVMEHFETATRDPAFFRLHKYIDNLFYEHKDLLPRYTSEELELPGTSIEEVQIDPLETFFEYFDVDLLNALDDTEELPDVSIHARVRRLNHKPFVFSVKVNSEAERLVTVRVFLGPKYDWFGQEIPINEKRHYIVEIDKFVAKVNAGKTIITRKSSESSVTIPDRETTKVLTQRVEDAIAGKTQLTVNKDVRHCGYPDRLLLPKGRRDGMPFTLFVVLTDYEKDKVNDLPFDYDYGGSVSYCGTLGHRYPDAKPMGFPFDRRIDQDSFFTKNIYQRDVTITFKGSV; the protein is encoded by the exons ATGAGGCTCCTGTGGCTAGCGGTGCTCGTGGTGGCCGTGGCGCTAGGGGGCGCCCAAGCCGGGATCGGCGACGTACCGG CGGACAAGCCCTTCCTGATGAAGCAGCGGGAGGTCCTACGACTGTTCAACAAGGTCCACGAGCCCAACCGCTACAAGGAACAGGTCGAGCTGGGAAATGCCTATGAGCCTCTCAACAGCCTGCCTCGCTACAGG AACCCGGCGCCAGTGAAGCAGCTGGTGCGCCTGTACCGCGCCGGTTCGCTGCTGCCGCGCGGCGCCATCTTCACGCTGTTCGACGACACGCACCGCGAGCAGATGATCCTGCTGTTCGAGTCGCTGCTGTACGCCAACGACTGGGAGACGTTCCTGCGCACGGCGGCGTGGGCGCGCGACCGCGTCAACGAGGGCCAGTTCGTGTACGCCCTGTGCGTGGCCGTGCTGCACCGCGAGGACACGCGCGGCGTCGTGCTGCCGCCGCCCTACGAGATCTACCCCCACCTCTTCGTCAACTCCGAGGTCATCCACGCCGCCTACAAGGCCAAGATGAGGCAGGAGCCCGCCGTCGTGCACATGAACTTCACAG GAACGATCCGCAACCCGGAGCAGCGCGTGGCCTACCTGGGAGAGGACTTGGGGATGAACTCGCACCACTCGCAGTGGCACATGGACTTCCCGTTCTGGTGGAAGGAGGACGAGTACGGCATCAGGAAGGAGCGCAAGGGCGAGCTCTTCTACTACATGCACCACCAGCTGATCGCCCGCTTCGACCTCGAGCGCCTGTCCAACGACCTGCCCTTCGTCGAGCCCCTCTACTGGACGGAGCGCATCAAGGACGGCTTCTACCCGCAGACCACCTACCGCGTCGGAGGGGAGTTCCCCGCCAGGCCCGACAACTTCGCCTTCCACGACCTGCAGAACATCAAGGTCCAGCAGATGATCGACTACACGCGACGCGTCCGCGAGTGCATCTCCCAGCAGGCCGTGATCACG GAAACCGGCGACCTGTACAACATCAGCAGCCCGGAGGGCATCAACGTCCTTGGAGAACTGATTGAGCCGTCCACCGGATCGAAGCACCGAGAGTACTACGGCGCGCTCCACAACTACGGCCACATTATGCTGGGACAGATCACAGACCCCAAGCGCAAGTTCAAC ATGCCACCTGGAGTGATGGAACACTTCGAAACCGCCACCAGGGACCCCGCCTTCTTCCGGCTGCACAAGTACATCGACAACCTCTTCTACGAGCACAAGGACCTGCTGCCACGCTACACCTCGGAGGAG CTCGAGCTGCCCGGCACGTCCATCGAGGAAGTCCAGATCGacccgctggagacgttcttcgaGTACTTCGACGTGGACCTGCTGAACGCCCTGGACGACACGGAGGAACTGCCCGACGTCAGCATCCACGCCCGCGTGCGCCGCCTCAACCACAAGCCGTTCGTCTTCAGCGTCAAGGTCAACAGCGAGGCCGAGCGACTGGTCACCGTGCGCGTCTTCCTCGGACCCAAGTACGACTGGTTCGGCCAGGAGATCCCCATCAACGAGAAGAGGCACTACATCGTCGAGATCGACAAGTTCGTCGCCAAAG TTAACGCCGGCAAGACCATCATCACCCGCAAGTCCAGCGAGTCCAGCGTCACCATCCCTGACCGCGAGACCACCAAGGTGCTCACCCAGAGGGTGGAGGACGCCATTGCCGGCAAGACCCAGCTCACCGTCAACAAG GACGTACGTCACTGCGGATACCCAGACCGCCTGCTGCTGCCCAAGGGCCGACGTGACGGAATGCCCTTCACGTTGTTCGTCGTCCTCACCGACTACGAGAAGGACAAG GTGAACGACCTCCCCTTCGACTACGACTACGGCGGCTCTGTGAGCTACTGCGGCACCCTGGGCCACCGCTACCCAGACGCTAAACCCATGGGCTTCCCCTTCGACCGCCGCATCGACCAGGACAGCTTCTTCACGAAGAACATCTACCAGCGCGACGTCACCATCACGTTCAAGGGCAGCGTCTGA